The following proteins are co-located in the Deinococcus metallilatus genome:
- the rplL gene encoding 50S ribosomal protein L7/L12: protein MAYDKQALIDQLSTLTIMELADLIDGLKEQWGVTAAVAMGGGAAAAAAPAAEEKTEFDVVLVDAGASKINVIKEIRAITGLGLKEAKDLSEKGGPIKEGVSKEDADKLRAQLEGAGAKVEVR from the coding sequence ATGGCTTACGACAAGCAGGCTCTGATCGACCAGCTCAGCACCCTCACCATCATGGAACTCGCCGACCTCATCGACGGCCTCAAGGAACAGTGGGGCGTGACCGCCGCTGTGGCGATGGGTGGTGGCGCCGCCGCCGCCGCCGCTCCCGCCGCCGAGGAGAAGACCGAGTTCGACGTTGTGCTTGTGGACGCGGGCGCCAGCAAGATCAACGTCATTAAGGAAATCCGCGCCATCACCGGCCTGGGCCTCAAGGAAGCCAAGGACCTGAGCGAGAAGGGCGGCCCCATCAAGGAAGGCGTCAGCAAGGAAGACGCCGACAAGCTCCGCGCGCAGCTTGAAGGCGCCGGCGCCAAGGTCGAAGTCCGCTAA
- a CDS encoding cold-shock protein, with protein sequence MAVGKVKWFNAEKGFGFIETEGSEDVFAHFSAIQAQGFKKLNEGDEVEFEIEPGQRGKGPQAKNIVVTKAAPAPAYGDRPQRRNDRW encoded by the coding sequence ATGGCTGTAGGTAAAGTGAAGTGGTTCAACGCGGAAAAAGGCTTCGGGTTCATCGAGACGGAAGGCAGCGAGGACGTGTTCGCGCACTTCAGCGCCATCCAGGCCCAGGGCTTCAAGAAGCTCAACGAGGGTGACGAGGTCGAATTCGAGATCGAACCCGGCCAGCGTGGCAAGGGTCCCCAGGCCAAGAACATCGTCGTGACGAAGGCCGCCCCGGCCCCCGCCTACGGCGACCGTCCCCAGCGCCGCAACGACCGCTGGTAA
- the rplJ gene encoding 50S ribosomal protein L10 — protein sequence MANERNQQNLSSLRGSLTGVETFYVVDYQGLTAGQLSKLRKDIREKGGQLIVAKNTLINLALQEAGRDFTDTLKGPSALVLAHEDPAGVAKALSDAAKGNDRGIPAMKGGFVEGNRVDVRVIERLASLGSKQSLQGELVGVMSAHLSNFVGILEAYQAKLGGGDAAAEAQG from the coding sequence GTGGCGAACGAACGGAATCAGCAGAACCTGAGCAGCCTCCGGGGCAGCCTGACGGGCGTCGAGACGTTCTACGTCGTCGACTACCAGGGCCTGACCGCCGGGCAGCTCAGCAAGCTGCGCAAAGACATCCGCGAGAAGGGTGGCCAGCTCATCGTGGCCAAGAACACCCTGATCAACCTCGCCCTTCAGGAAGCGGGCCGTGACTTCACGGACACCCTGAAAGGCCCCAGCGCCCTGGTGCTGGCCCACGAAGACCCGGCTGGCGTTGCCAAGGCGCTCAGCGACGCGGCCAAGGGCAACGACCGCGGCATCCCCGCCATGAAGGGCGGCTTTGTCGAGGGCAACCGCGTGGACGTGCGGGTCATCGAGCGTCTGGCGAGCCTCGGCAGCAAGCAGAGCCTGCAAGGCGAGCTGGTGGGCGTCATGAGCGCGCACCTCAGCAACTTCGTCGGGATTCTCGAAGCGTACCAGGCCAAGCTCGGCGGCGGCGACGCCGCGGCCGAAGCCCAGGGCTAA